Proteins from a genomic interval of Rhodococcoides fascians A25f:
- a CDS encoding amidohydrolase family protein has protein sequence MARVHRGHIFHVAGSPTVTDAATALVSIPDGALVVGDDGIIEFCGEFDSLPSRFADLAVADHRPGFLLPGFVDTHIHFPQTYAGDSYGGGQLLEWLNTCIFPSESRFADPEFAATAARDFCAARIRAGTTQAMVFGSAFPHAQDSLFSETHEHGLRIVSGRGVQTTGPASAQALITGEDEAIRLVSEEIEKWHAADTGDVDTAMLHVAVVPRFSLSVTTETLKNLGELYDSVRTRGVYFHTHLNENNRPGTGEIDATKNAYGVGTYLDTYDGKFLPGSQVGGKSFLGRRTILAHAVHCQDAELERMAETGTSIAHCPTSQQFLGSGTMPWKRTVAAGVNIAIGSDFGGGDEWLLPLVLADAFKVHISEAGDDGLSLHPAELLFTGTLAGARALDMENRIGNFDTGKEGDFVVVDPSAWPQLAAAIDHGVRADDAELARDQTLFALLLAMREPAIVGVYVQGRAVHGT, from the coding sequence ATCGCACGCGTGCACCGCGGCCACATCTTTCACGTTGCAGGCTCGCCCACCGTGACGGACGCCGCAACCGCGCTGGTGTCGATTCCCGACGGTGCCCTTGTCGTCGGAGACGACGGCATCATCGAGTTCTGCGGTGAGTTCGATTCTCTCCCAAGCCGATTCGCAGACCTGGCGGTTGCCGATCATCGACCGGGGTTTCTGCTGCCTGGATTCGTCGACACTCACATTCACTTTCCGCAGACCTACGCCGGCGATTCCTACGGCGGCGGTCAGCTTCTCGAATGGCTGAACACGTGCATCTTCCCGTCCGAGTCGCGCTTTGCCGATCCCGAGTTCGCCGCGACGGCGGCCAGGGACTTCTGCGCCGCACGCATCCGGGCCGGGACCACGCAGGCGATGGTGTTCGGGTCGGCATTCCCGCACGCGCAGGATTCACTGTTCTCCGAGACGCACGAGCACGGACTGCGCATCGTCAGTGGCCGCGGTGTGCAGACCACCGGCCCGGCGTCGGCGCAGGCGTTGATCACCGGTGAGGACGAGGCCATCCGCCTGGTGTCCGAGGAGATCGAGAAGTGGCATGCCGCCGATACCGGCGACGTCGACACGGCGATGCTGCACGTGGCCGTCGTACCGAGGTTCTCGCTCTCGGTGACGACCGAGACGCTGAAGAACCTCGGCGAGCTCTACGACTCGGTACGGACACGTGGCGTCTACTTCCACACGCACCTCAACGAGAACAACCGGCCGGGCACGGGGGAGATCGATGCCACCAAGAATGCCTACGGGGTCGGTACCTACCTCGACACCTACGACGGCAAGTTTCTGCCGGGCTCGCAGGTCGGGGGCAAGAGCTTTCTCGGCAGGCGAACCATTCTGGCGCACGCGGTGCACTGCCAGGACGCCGAACTGGAGCGGATGGCCGAGACCGGCACCTCCATCGCGCACTGTCCTACCTCGCAACAGTTTCTGGGCTCGGGCACGATGCCGTGGAAGCGAACCGTCGCCGCGGGAGTGAACATCGCCATCGGCTCCGACTTCGGCGGCGGTGACGAATGGTTGCTACCGCTGGTGCTCGCCGACGCCTTCAAGGTGCACATCTCCGAGGCCGGGGACGACGGGTTGTCGCTGCACCCGGCGGAACTGCTGTTCACCGGAACTCTCGCAGGGGCGCGCGCCCTGGACATGGAGAACCGTATCGGCAATTTCGACACCGGCAAGGAAGGAGATTTTGTCGTCGTCGATCCGTCCGCATGGCCTCAGTTGGCGGCGGCGATCGACCACGGTGTTCGCGCCGACGATGCCGAACTGGCCCGAGACCAGACTCTGTTCGCCCTGCTGCTGGCGATGCGTGAACCTGCCATCGTCGGCGTGTACGTGCAGGGACGCGCTGTGCACGGCACATGA
- a CDS encoding DUF3558 domain-containing protein: MTRRQVIAAASTLLLVAGCAQTVEGTPRPASFGGSGSQEFTKLLTECDAVSDDQITETVGAEDIARGFFGAICRWDLIGSAGIVKVTFNWFESGTLAAERAADEKMTYTVSDTTVQGRKAIQAQRPNDSASCGVSAGADRDGIFGWWVQYQPDVAHPDPCQAAAKLADLTLNLSR; this comes from the coding sequence ATGACGCGCAGACAAGTGATCGCGGCGGCGTCGACCCTGTTGCTCGTCGCCGGATGCGCCCAGACGGTCGAGGGCACGCCGCGGCCGGCGAGCTTCGGCGGCTCTGGTAGTCAAGAATTCACCAAGTTGTTGACCGAGTGTGATGCCGTCTCCGACGACCAGATCACGGAGACGGTCGGTGCCGAAGACATCGCGCGCGGCTTCTTCGGGGCCATCTGCCGATGGGATCTGATCGGCTCCGCGGGCATCGTGAAGGTGACGTTCAACTGGTTCGAGTCCGGCACCCTGGCCGCCGAGCGGGCGGCCGACGAGAAGATGACGTACACCGTCAGCGACACAACAGTGCAGGGCCGCAAGGCAATACAGGCCCAGCGTCCGAACGATTCCGCCTCGTGCGGAGTCTCGGCCGGTGCGGATCGGGACGGCATCTTCGGGTGGTGGGTGCAGTATCAGCCGGATGTCGCGCACCCCGATCCCTGCCAGGCCGCGGCGAAGCTGGCCGACCTCACACTCAACCTGAGCAGATAG
- a CDS encoding DUF3558 domain-containing protein: MKRVALVITAVAALVAGCGGSDTDAADASTEAATTTTGAYEPGPFFGECGSITDAEVQSAFGAGPFSQITRNSVGCQWETVVFSGPSVSFSWYRGSPIGRERAGSELIGRPAKDIEVDGNPGFEAEQGTLCEIGVQFGDDFFHWSITYSDQPAARPPCDVGNELAQLTVERKQ; the protein is encoded by the coding sequence ATGAAGCGAGTGGCACTGGTGATCACCGCAGTCGCCGCGCTGGTCGCGGGCTGCGGTGGTTCCGATACCGACGCCGCCGATGCCTCGACCGAGGCAGCGACGACGACCACCGGGGCGTACGAGCCCGGTCCGTTCTTCGGTGAATGCGGATCGATCACCGACGCCGAGGTGCAATCGGCGTTCGGAGCCGGCCCGTTCTCCCAGATCACCCGCAACTCCGTCGGCTGCCAGTGGGAGACCGTGGTCTTCAGCGGTCCGAGCGTCAGCTTCTCCTGGTACCGAGGCAGCCCGATCGGACGTGAACGCGCAGGCTCCGAGCTGATCGGCCGTCCGGCCAAGGACATCGAGGTCGACGGCAACCCCGGGTTCGAGGCCGAGCAGGGCACGCTGTGCGAGATCGGCGTCCAGTTCGGCGACGACTTCTTTCATTGGTCCATCACGTACTCCGACCAACCCGCCGCGCGTCCGCCCTGCGACGTCGGAAACGAGCTGGCACAGCTGACGGTGGAGCGCAAGCAATGA
- the tuf gene encoding elongation factor Tu: protein MAKAKFDRTKPHVNIGTIGHVDHGKTTLTAAITKVLHDKFPDLNEASAFDQIDKAPEEKARGITINISHVEYQTEKRHYAHVDAPGHADYIKNMITGAAQMDGAILVVAATDGPMPQTREHVLLARQVGVPYILVALNKADMVDDDEIIELVEMEVRELLASQEFDEDAPVIKVSALKALEGDEKWGESVLELMQAVDDSVPDPVRETDKPFLMPVEDVFTITGRGTVVTGRIERGSVNVNEEVEIVGIRPGSTKTTVTGIEMFRKLLDSGQAGDNVGLLVRGIKREDVERGQVIIKPGTTTPHTEFEGNAYILSKDEGGRHTPFFNNYRPQFYFRTTDVTGVVTLPEGTEMVMPGDNTEMSVTLIQPVAMDVGLRFAIREGGRTVGAGRVTKIVK, encoded by the coding sequence GTGGCGAAGGCGAAGTTCGATCGGACGAAGCCGCACGTCAACATCGGCACCATCGGTCACGTTGACCACGGTAAGACGACGCTGACGGCTGCAATCACCAAGGTTCTGCACGACAAGTTCCCGGACCTGAACGAGGCATCGGCTTTCGATCAGATCGACAAGGCTCCGGAGGAGAAGGCTCGTGGTATCACGATCAACATCTCCCACGTCGAGTACCAGACCGAGAAGCGCCACTACGCGCACGTCGATGCACCGGGTCACGCCGACTACATCAAGAACATGATCACCGGCGCGGCTCAGATGGACGGCGCAATCCTGGTCGTGGCAGCTACCGATGGCCCGATGCCGCAGACCCGCGAGCACGTGCTGCTCGCCCGCCAGGTCGGTGTTCCTTACATCCTGGTCGCACTGAACAAGGCCGACATGGTCGACGACGACGAGATCATCGAGCTCGTCGAGATGGAGGTCCGCGAGCTCCTCGCTTCGCAGGAGTTCGACGAGGACGCACCGGTCATCAAGGTCTCCGCACTCAAGGCACTCGAGGGTGACGAGAAGTGGGGCGAGTCGGTTCTGGAGCTCATGCAGGCCGTCGACGATTCCGTTCCGGATCCCGTCCGTGAGACCGACAAGCCGTTCCTCATGCCCGTCGAGGACGTCTTCACCATCACCGGTCGTGGCACCGTGGTCACCGGACGTATCGAGCGCGGCTCGGTCAACGTCAACGAAGAGGTCGAGATCGTCGGCATCCGCCCCGGCTCGACCAAGACCACCGTCACCGGAATCGAAATGTTCCGCAAGCTGCTCGACTCGGGTCAGGCAGGCGACAACGTCGGCCTCCTCGTTCGTGGCATCAAGCGCGAAGACGTCGAGCGTGGACAGGTCATCATCAAGCCCGGCACCACGACTCCCCACACGGAGTTCGAGGGCAACGCCTACATCCTCTCGAAGGACGAGGGCGGCCGCCACACGCCGTTCTTCAACAACTACCGCCCGCAGTTCTACTTCCGTACCACGGACGTTACGGGCGTTGTGACCCTCCCCGAGGGCACCGAGATGGTCATGCCCGGTGACAACACCGAGATGTCCGTCACGCTGATCCAGCCGGTCGCCATGGATGTCGGCCTCCGTTTCGCAATCCGTGAGGGCGGTCGTACCGTCGGAGCCGGTCGCGTCACGAAGATCGTCAAGTGA
- the rpsG gene encoding 30S ribosomal protein S7 — MPRKGPAPKRPLINDPVYGSPLVTQLVNKILLDGKKSTAERIVYQALEQAREKTGTDPVVTLKRALDNVKPALEVRSRRVGGATYQVPVEVRPGRSTTLALRWLVTFSRARREKTMVERLANELLDASNGLGAAVKRREDTHKMAEANKAFAHYRW, encoded by the coding sequence ATGCCACGCAAGGGCCCAGCACCCAAGCGGCCGCTGATCAACGACCCGGTCTACGGATCGCCGTTGGTCACGCAGCTCGTCAACAAGATCCTCCTCGACGGCAAGAAGTCGACCGCAGAGCGCATCGTCTACCAGGCGCTCGAGCAGGCTCGTGAGAAGACCGGCACCGACCCCGTAGTCACGCTCAAGCGTGCACTCGACAACGTCAAGCCTGCCCTCGAGGTTCGCAGCCGTCGCGTCGGTGGTGCCACCTACCAGGTGCCCGTCGAGGTTCGTCCCGGCCGCTCCACCACGCTGGCACTGCGCTGGCTGGTCACGTTCTCGCGCGCTCGTCGTGAGAAGACCATGGTCGAGCGTCTGGCGAACGAGTTGCTCGACGCCAGCAACGGCCTCGGTGCCGCTGTGAAGCGTCGCGAGGACACTCACAAGATGGCCGAAGCCAACAAGGCGTTCGCCCACTACCGCTGGTGA
- the rpsL gene encoding 30S ribosomal protein S12 → MPTINQLVRKGRTDKVAKLKTAALKGSPQRRGVCTRVYTTTPKKPNSALRKVARVRLTSSVEVTAYIPGEGHNLQEHSMVLVRGGRVKDLPGVRYKIIRGSLDTQGVKNRKQARSRYGAKKEKS, encoded by the coding sequence ATGCCAACGATCAACCAGCTGGTCCGTAAGGGTCGCACCGACAAGGTTGCGAAACTGAAGACCGCTGCCCTCAAGGGCAGTCCACAGCGCCGTGGCGTGTGCACTCGCGTGTACACCACCACCCCCAAGAAGCCGAACTCCGCTCTCCGTAAGGTCGCGCGTGTTCGCCTGACCTCCTCGGTCGAGGTCACCGCATACATCCCCGGTGAGGGTCACAACCTGCAGGAGCACTCGATGGTGCTCGTTCGCGGCGGTCGTGTGAAGGACCTCCCGGGTGTGCGTTACAAGATCATCCGCGGCTCGCTCGACACCCAGGGTGTCAAGAACCGCAAGCAGGCTCGCAGCCGCTACGGAGCCAAGAAGGAGAAGAGCTGA
- the fusA gene encoding elongation factor G: MAQDVLTDLNKVRNIGIMAHIDAGKTTTTERILFYTGISYKIGEVHDGAATMDWMEQEQERGITITSAATTCFWNDNQINIIDTPGHVDFTVEVERSLRVLDGAVAVFDGKEGVEPQSEQVWRQADKYDVPRICFVNKMDKLGADFYYTVQTIIDRLGAKPLVIQLPIGAENDFEGVIDLVQMKALVWSGETKLGEKYEIQEIPENLKERADEYRTMLLETVAESDEALLEKHFGGEELTIDEIKGAIRKMTVNSELYPILCGSAFKNKGVQPMLDAVIDYLPSPLDVAETIGHAVGDEEKEITRKPSADEPFAALAFKIATHPFFGKLTYVRVYSGKVDSGAQVINSTKGKKERLGKLFQMHSNKENAIATASAGHIYAVIGLKDTTTGDTLCDPQNQIILESMSFPDPVIQVSIEPKTKSDQEKLGTAIQKLAEEDPTFSVKLDEDTGQTVIGGMGELHLDILVDRMRREFKVEANVGKPQVAYRETIRKTVEKHDYTHKKQTGGSGQFAKVIIKLEPFEGEDGATYEFENKVSGGRVPREYIPSVDAGAQDAMQYGVLAGYPLVNVKVTLLDGAYHDVDSSEMAFKVAGSQAFKEAARKASPVILEPVMAVEVITPEDYMGEVIGDLNSRRGQIQAMEERSGARIVKALVPLSEMFGYIGDLRSKTQGRANYSMVFDSYAEVPANVAKEIIAKVNGE, encoded by the coding sequence GTGGCACAGGACGTGCTGACCGACCTCAACAAGGTCCGCAACATCGGCATCATGGCCCACATCGATGCCGGCAAGACCACCACTACCGAACGCATCCTCTTCTACACCGGTATCTCCTACAAGATCGGTGAAGTTCACGATGGCGCAGCCACCATGGACTGGATGGAGCAGGAGCAGGAGCGTGGCATCACGATCACCTCTGCTGCCACGACGTGCTTCTGGAACGACAACCAGATCAACATCATCGACACCCCCGGTCACGTCGACTTCACCGTCGAGGTGGAGCGTTCGCTCCGCGTCCTCGACGGCGCTGTCGCAGTGTTCGACGGCAAAGAAGGTGTCGAGCCGCAGTCCGAGCAGGTCTGGCGTCAGGCCGACAAGTACGACGTGCCGCGCATCTGCTTCGTCAACAAGATGGACAAGCTCGGCGCGGACTTCTACTACACCGTGCAGACCATCATCGATCGTCTCGGTGCCAAGCCGCTGGTCATCCAGCTGCCCATCGGCGCAGAGAACGATTTCGAGGGCGTCATCGACCTCGTGCAGATGAAGGCTCTCGTGTGGAGTGGCGAGACCAAGCTCGGCGAGAAGTACGAGATCCAGGAGATCCCGGAAAACCTCAAGGAGCGCGCGGACGAGTACCGCACCATGCTGCTCGAGACCGTGGCCGAGTCCGACGAAGCGCTTCTGGAGAAGCACTTCGGTGGCGAAGAGCTCACGATCGACGAGATCAAGGGCGCCATCCGCAAGATGACGGTCAACAGCGAGCTGTACCCGATCCTGTGTGGATCCGCGTTCAAGAACAAGGGCGTTCAGCCCATGCTCGACGCGGTCATCGACTACCTCCCGTCTCCCCTCGACGTTGCCGAGACCATCGGACACGCCGTCGGCGACGAGGAGAAGGAGATCACTCGCAAGCCGTCCGCAGACGAGCCGTTCGCAGCTCTCGCGTTCAAGATCGCGACGCACCCCTTCTTCGGCAAGCTCACCTACGTCCGGGTGTACTCGGGCAAGGTCGACTCCGGCGCTCAGGTCATCAACTCGACCAAGGGCAAGAAGGAGCGTCTGGGCAAGCTCTTCCAGATGCACTCCAACAAGGAGAACGCGATCGCGACCGCGTCTGCCGGTCACATCTACGCCGTCATCGGCCTCAAGGACACCACGACGGGTGACACGCTCTGCGATCCGCAGAACCAGATCATCCTCGAGTCCATGAGCTTCCCGGACCCGGTCATCCAGGTGTCGATCGAGCCGAAGACCAAGTCCGACCAGGAGAAGCTGGGAACAGCCATCCAGAAGCTCGCCGAAGAGGATCCCACCTTCTCGGTGAAGCTGGACGAGGACACCGGCCAGACCGTCATCGGCGGCATGGGCGAGCTGCACCTCGACATCCTCGTCGACCGTATGCGTCGCGAGTTCAAGGTCGAGGCCAACGTCGGCAAGCCGCAGGTCGCGTACCGCGAGACCATCCGCAAGACGGTCGAGAAGCACGACTACACGCACAAGAAGCAGACCGGTGGCTCCGGCCAGTTCGCGAAGGTCATCATCAAGCTCGAGCCCTTCGAGGGTGAAGACGGCGCGACCTACGAGTTCGAGAACAAGGTCAGCGGTGGTCGTGTGCCCAGGGAGTACATCCCCTCGGTCGACGCAGGTGCACAGGACGCCATGCAGTACGGTGTTCTCGCCGGATACCCCCTGGTCAACGTCAAGGTCACACTGCTCGACGGTGCGTACCACGACGTCGACTCGTCGGAAATGGCCTTCAAGGTCGCCGGCTCACAAGCGTTCAAGGAAGCCGCCCGCAAGGCCAGCCCCGTCATTCTCGAACCCGTCATGGCCGTCGAGGTCATCACGCCCGAGGATTACATGGGTGAGGTCATCGGCGACCTGAACTCCCGCCGTGGTCAGATCCAGGCCATGGAGGAACGCAGCGGTGCCCGTATCGTCAAGGCACTGGTTCCGCTGTCGGAGATGTTCGGCTACATCGGAGACCTTCGGTCGAAGACGCAGGGCCGCGCTAACTACTCCATGGTCTTCGATTCGTACGCAGAAGTTCCCGCGAACGTAGCGAAGGAAATCATCGCGAAGGTCAACGGAGAGTAA